TCTTTCAGGTAACCAAGAACCCCCGTCGTCCCTTCCTGGTGTTCACCAAAGACGTTGTCACCACCGTGCTCGGCACCAGCTTCCGGGTGAAGGCCTACGCCGACGGGAAAGAAGCGTCGGTGGCGGTGCGCGAAGGCAAAGTGTCGGTGCAGGCCCGCGAGGGAGCGCAGCTCGACGCCTCGCCGGCCCACCCGGCGGCCGCGGGAGTGGTGCTGCTGCCCAACCAGCAAGTGGTGTACTCGGCCAGCCAGCGGCGCTTGAAGAAGGAATTGGTGGACCGGCCGGTGGTGCTGGCGCCACAGTCCTTCGAGTTTGAAGAGCGGCCCGTGGTTGAAGTACTGGCCGCGTTGGAAAAAGCCTACGGCGTAGACATTGTGTACGACAAGGCCAAGCTGGCCAACTGCACGGTGAGCATCACCTTCTACGACGAGCCCCTGTTCGAGAAGTTGGGCTTGCTCTGCAAGTCGTTGGGGGCCTACTACACCCTTGCCGATACCAGCATCCTCATTCACAGCCCTGGCTGCCAGGGCCAGCTAGGCAAATAGGACAGGCATTTTGATTCTGCCCGAGCCTCGTGCGGCGGCGGTGGCCTCCCCTGGCAACCCTTTCACAATCGATTGCGGAAACGTCACCCGCTTCTTTTTCCAGTTTCAAATTCCCACAAACTACCCCACATCAATCCATGAAAAAAACAGTACAGTTTCCGCCGCCTTCCTGGTCTGCCGTGAAGGTTCTCTTGCTGCAGGCAGCTCTGGTGAGCTTGCCGGCCGCGGCGAGCGCACATGTAGGTGTGAAGAACGCCACCGCGCCGCGCCGGGCCGTGACGCAAGGTGTGCTTGAGCAAAAAATCACTTTACGGGTAGAAGCCCAAACGATTAAGGAAACGCTCAGCCAGATTGCGAAGCAAGCCAATATCCGCTTCGTTTACAGCCAGCAGCTGGTGGGGGCCGAGCGCCGGGTAAGCATCAATGCGCAGGATGCGCCGTTGCTGGCGGTGCTGGATGAATTGCTGGCTCCGCTCAAGGTCCAGTACGAAGTTGATAATAAGCGTGTGGTGCTGCGCGCGCCCTCTGAGCCCATTTCCGCAATCGATTCCGGTAGGCAGGACGTCACTGTGTCCGGGCGGGTGACGGACGCCAAAGGGGAAGGCATGCCGGGCGTGACGGTGGTGGTAAAAGGCACTTCCACCGGCGCCAGCACCGGCCCCGACGGCAGCTTCACGGTGCAGGCCCCTGAAAACAGCGTGCTGGTGTTCAGTTTTGTGGGCTTTGCCCGGCAGGAAGTAACCGTGACCGGGGCCACCAGCAACTTGACCGTAACACTGGCGGAAGACAAGCAGGCCCTGAACGAGGTAGTGGTCATCGGCTACGGCACGGCGCGCAAAAGCGACCTGACCGGAGCCGTGGCTTCGGTAACGAGCGCGCAGCTGACGCAGGTAGCTACCTCCGACGCCGTGCAGGCGTTGCAAGGCCGCGCGGCCGGCGTGGAAGTTACTTCCAACAGCGGCCAGCCCGGCTCGGGCACCCGCATTCGGGTGCGGGGCGTGGGCACCATCAACAACAGCGACCCCCTGTACGTGGTAGACGGCATCCAGACCAGCGACATCGGGTTCCTGCTGCCCGCCGACATCGAGTCGACCGAGATTCTGAAGGATGCTTCGGCCACGGCCATCTACGGCTCGCGCGGGGCCAACGGCGTGGTGCTCATCACCACCAAGCACGGCAAGGCGGGCGCCACGCAGTTCAACCTGTCGGGCTACACGGGCTTCCAGCAGATTCGGCGCACGCTGCCCCTTGCCAACGCCGCCCAGTACGCGACGCTCGTGAAGGAGGCATACACCAACGCCGGACAACCACTGCCCGCCGACTATAGCTCGCAGCTGCAAAACGCCATTGACACCAATGCGCAAGGCATTGATTACCAAGAATTGGTCACTCAGAAGGGGTTGATTACCAACTACAGTTTGTCGGCTTCGGGCGGCACCGAGCAAAACCGCTACCTGGTGAGCGGCAGCTATTTTCAGCAAGATGGCATCGTCAAAAATTCGGGCTTCAGGAAGTACGTCGTTCGGGTGAACGACGACGTGGTGCTCACCAAGCGCATCAAGGCGGGCGTAGCGGCTACGTTCACCAACAACAACCAAACGGGCAGCGGCGACGGCCAGGGGGGCTCGCAACCCTACCTGGTGCTGCAATACGCCTTGCAAAAGAACCCGCTTCTCGACCCCTACGGCCCCAA
This DNA window, taken from Hymenobacter sp. 5317J-9, encodes the following:
- a CDS encoding FecR domain-containing protein — encoded protein: MTESEFHKLLERYLNGLCTPEEQAVVERWYDRLEQAEGPALRTQNQEDIEQAIWARLMSKRATKPEPRVVAMWSSAPLRWAAVLALLALGIGWLVFSTSRFAKPSQQTTVATTNGGWTRRSNQTQQVQAFRLPDSSRISLHPGSSVRYATAFAGPRREVHLVGEAFFQVTKNPRRPFLVFTKDVVTTVLGTSFRVKAYADGKEASVAVREGKVSVQAREGAQLDASPAHPAAAGVVLLPNQQVVYSASQRRLKKELVDRPVVLAPQSFEFEERPVVEVLAALEKAYGVDIVYDKAKLANCTVSITFYDEPLFEKLGLLCKSLGAYYTLADTSILIHSPGCQGQLGK